The Microbacterium limosum genome contains a region encoding:
- the glgB gene encoding 1,4-alpha-glucan branching protein GlgB — protein sequence MSTISTEDLDRVATGSHYSPHSVLGHHPATDASGSPATRIRVRRPLARTVTALLADGTRVDLEHERHGVWAGLHRRDPQPYRIEATYDEGPDWIADDPYRFLPTVGELDLHLISEGRHEELWRVLGSHVRTIDGVDGTAFAVWAPNAQAVRLVGDVNGWDGQGHPMRSLGSTGVWELFVPGVGEGSTYKYEILTRSGHWIMKADPMARAAEVPPATASVVTKARHRWQDADWMARRAKTSPTDRPMSIYEVHLGSWRPGLSYRDAADELIDYVLNLGFTHVEFMPLAEHPFGGSWGYQVSGYFAPTSRFGTPDDLRYLIDRIHQAGIGVIMDWVPGHFPKDAFALARFDGEALYEHPDPRRGEHRDWGTYIFDYGRREVRNFLVANALYWLEEFHVDGLRVDAVASILYLDYSREEGDWEPNIHGGRENLEAISFLQEVNATAYKRYPGIAMIAEESTSFPGVTAPTDQGGLGFGFKWNMGWMNDTLQYLGRDPMYRAHHEGEITFTFVYSFSENYVLPISHDEVVHGKGTLMSRMPGDHWQKLANTRLLLAYQWSHPGKQLLFMGQEFGQLSEWSESRALDWWILDQPAHAQLQSFVGTLNRVYVERSALWARDHDGAAFSRIWGPHHNPSVVAFARRDWHGNIVGVVCNFSGVPIHGFELDMPEPGVWEEILNSDAAEYGGSGVGNLGVVYAEDRGEGEPARASLVLPPLGVLWLAHRGDAPDPTAE from the coding sequence ATGAGCACCATCTCGACCGAGGACCTCGACCGGGTCGCGACGGGGTCGCACTACTCCCCCCACTCCGTGCTGGGTCATCACCCCGCGACGGATGCGTCCGGCTCGCCGGCCACGCGCATCCGCGTCCGCCGGCCGCTCGCGAGAACGGTCACCGCCCTCCTCGCGGACGGCACCCGCGTGGATCTGGAACACGAGCGCCACGGCGTGTGGGCGGGCCTGCACCGGCGCGATCCGCAGCCGTACCGCATCGAGGCGACCTACGACGAGGGCCCCGACTGGATCGCGGATGACCCGTATCGCTTCCTCCCCACGGTGGGCGAGCTCGATCTGCACCTCATATCCGAGGGCCGCCACGAGGAGCTGTGGCGCGTTCTCGGATCGCACGTGCGCACGATCGACGGCGTCGACGGAACCGCTTTCGCGGTGTGGGCCCCGAACGCCCAGGCGGTGCGCCTGGTGGGCGACGTCAACGGCTGGGATGGCCAGGGCCACCCCATGCGGTCGCTCGGATCGACGGGCGTGTGGGAGCTCTTCGTGCCCGGGGTCGGGGAAGGCTCGACGTACAAGTACGAGATCCTCACGCGGTCGGGGCACTGGATCATGAAGGCCGACCCGATGGCGCGCGCGGCGGAGGTGCCGCCCGCAACGGCGTCGGTGGTGACGAAGGCCCGTCACCGGTGGCAGGACGCCGACTGGATGGCGCGTCGCGCGAAGACCAGCCCCACCGATCGGCCGATGTCGATCTACGAGGTGCACCTCGGGTCATGGCGTCCCGGCCTGTCCTACCGCGACGCGGCCGACGAGCTCATCGACTACGTCCTGAACCTCGGGTTCACACACGTGGAGTTCATGCCCCTCGCCGAGCACCCGTTCGGCGGATCCTGGGGCTACCAGGTCTCGGGCTACTTCGCGCCGACCAGCCGCTTCGGCACGCCGGACGATCTGCGGTACCTCATCGACCGCATCCACCAGGCCGGCATCGGCGTCATCATGGACTGGGTCCCAGGCCACTTCCCGAAGGACGCCTTCGCACTGGCCCGCTTCGACGGCGAGGCGCTCTACGAGCATCCCGATCCGCGCCGCGGCGAGCACCGCGACTGGGGGACGTACATCTTCGACTACGGACGCCGGGAAGTGCGCAACTTCCTCGTCGCCAACGCCCTGTACTGGCTGGAGGAGTTCCACGTCGACGGGCTGCGGGTGGACGCCGTCGCGTCGATCCTCTATCTCGACTACTCCCGGGAGGAAGGCGACTGGGAGCCGAACATCCACGGCGGCCGCGAGAACCTCGAGGCGATCTCGTTCCTGCAGGAGGTCAACGCCACCGCCTACAAGCGCTACCCCGGCATCGCGATGATCGCCGAGGAGTCCACGAGCTTCCCGGGGGTGACGGCGCCGACCGACCAGGGCGGACTCGGTTTCGGCTTCAAATGGAACATGGGGTGGATGAACGACACCCTGCAGTACCTCGGGCGCGACCCCATGTACCGGGCTCACCACGAGGGAGAGATCACCTTCACCTTCGTGTACTCCTTCAGCGAGAACTACGTGCTCCCCATCAGCCACGACGAGGTCGTGCACGGCAAGGGCACGCTCATGTCACGCATGCCGGGAGACCACTGGCAGAAGCTCGCCAACACCCGGCTGCTGCTGGCGTACCAGTGGTCGCATCCGGGCAAGCAGCTGCTGTTCATGGGGCAGGAGTTCGGCCAGCTCTCCGAGTGGTCGGAGTCGCGGGCGCTCGACTGGTGGATCCTCGACCAGCCGGCGCACGCGCAGCTGCAGTCGTTCGTCGGGACGCTCAACCGCGTCTACGTGGAAAGGTCCGCCCTCTGGGCGCGCGACCACGACGGCGCCGCATTCAGCCGGATCTGGGGGCCGCACCACAACCCGAGCGTCGTGGCCTTCGCGCGCCGAGACTGGCACGGCAACATCGTCGGCGTCGTGTGCAACTTCTCCGGTGTGCCGATCCACGGCTTCGAGCTCGACATGCCGGAGCCCGGCGTGTGGGAGGAGATCCTCAACTCGGATGCCGCGGAGTACGGCGGCTCCGGCGTCGGGAACTTGGGCGTCGTGTATGCCGAGGACCGTGGTGAGGGAGAACCCGCACGCGCGAGTCTCGTGCTTCCGCCGCTCGGCGTGCTGTGGCTCGCCCACCGGGGCGATGCACCGGACCCCACGGCGGAGTGA
- a CDS encoding glycosyl transferase: protein MRFVWAVLAFVIAAVLIGAGIAQRTVFLGPTTEVAEITGLDEHAYTLVDGSVLTSLPGSQTLRAEGEDVVFAAYGRTTDMTAWLADTTYTRVAIDEGTIATETVEPVAEEPDAEDASPAPEEAAPEDGSAADEGAAADAPGRNPAGSDLWLDEFSDSGTLTVRLQLPEDMSVLVASDGTQPAPARMTVTWPIQNATPWAGPLIVLGGIVMAAGVVLYFLGIRHARRSRGPRRKGPPPLPETQPIDTLPPSDGKGFVGSTPPRRALQRRALHALPALVVAGLVVSGCSAEAWPQLGPTPTPSPTATVLTTEDQQQPVVTETQAQRILARVAETVAEADAAGDADLAATRLDGAVLAERQTNYQIRSSVSDHPALPAIPSEPVEIVLPEAKNGWPRTFMTVVAPAEGESAAPSIAVLTQDDPWSEYRLTYLASLAASAEFPGGVAPATIGAAQVPPDSSFLVIEPQEIAAAYADVLNNGAESAYADLFQEDGDQFRVKVAEDRRTRLEQFNQTGAETGSLTFSSAAGAYEPIALATLESGAIVAVSVTETDTVRPTNEDAVIRLDGNPTVQALAGTSTSASGFETTFSDQLFFYVPNQADGGQIQLLGYASNILSAGVIQ, encoded by the coding sequence TTGCGATTCGTCTGGGCCGTGCTGGCCTTCGTCATTGCTGCCGTGCTGATCGGTGCGGGCATCGCTCAGCGCACCGTGTTCCTCGGGCCGACCACCGAGGTCGCCGAGATCACCGGGCTCGACGAGCACGCCTACACGCTGGTGGACGGCTCGGTGCTCACCAGCCTGCCAGGCTCGCAGACCCTGCGTGCAGAGGGCGAAGACGTGGTCTTCGCCGCGTACGGCCGCACCACCGACATGACCGCCTGGCTCGCCGACACGACCTATACCCGGGTCGCGATCGACGAGGGCACGATCGCGACGGAGACCGTGGAGCCCGTGGCCGAGGAGCCCGACGCGGAAGACGCGTCCCCGGCGCCCGAGGAAGCCGCTCCCGAGGACGGCAGCGCCGCGGACGAGGGCGCCGCTGCGGATGCCCCGGGGCGCAACCCGGCCGGTTCCGATCTGTGGCTCGACGAGTTCAGCGACTCGGGCACGCTCACCGTCCGGCTCCAGCTTCCCGAGGACATGAGCGTCCTCGTCGCCTCGGATGGCACGCAGCCCGCGCCCGCGCGGATGACCGTCACGTGGCCGATCCAGAACGCCACCCCGTGGGCGGGACCCCTCATCGTGCTCGGCGGTATCGTGATGGCCGCCGGCGTCGTGCTGTACTTCCTCGGCATCCGCCACGCCCGGCGTTCGCGTGGGCCGCGACGCAAGGGTCCGCCGCCGCTGCCCGAGACGCAGCCGATCGACACGCTTCCCCCCTCGGACGGCAAGGGCTTCGTCGGTTCCACTCCGCCTCGCAGGGCCCTGCAGCGCCGTGCGCTGCACGCCCTGCCCGCCCTCGTGGTGGCCGGGCTCGTCGTCAGCGGCTGCTCCGCCGAGGCTTGGCCGCAGCTCGGTCCCACGCCGACCCCGAGTCCCACGGCGACGGTCCTCACGACCGAGGACCAGCAGCAGCCCGTCGTCACCGAGACGCAGGCGCAGCGCATCCTCGCCCGCGTCGCCGAGACGGTGGCGGAGGCGGATGCCGCGGGCGACGCCGACCTGGCAGCGACGCGCCTGGACGGCGCCGTCCTCGCCGAGCGCCAGACGAACTACCAGATCCGCAGCAGCGTCAGCGATCACCCCGCGCTCCCCGCGATTCCGAGCGAGCCGGTGGAGATCGTGCTGCCCGAGGCGAAGAACGGCTGGCCGCGCACGTTCATGACCGTCGTGGCGCCGGCCGAGGGCGAGAGCGCCGCCCCCTCCATCGCCGTGCTCACGCAGGACGACCCGTGGAGCGAGTACCGCCTGACGTACCTGGCGAGCCTCGCGGCATCCGCCGAGTTCCCTGGCGGCGTCGCGCCCGCGACGATCGGCGCAGCGCAGGTGCCGCCGGACTCCTCGTTCCTCGTCATCGAGCCGCAGGAGATCGCCGCGGCCTACGCGGACGTGCTCAACAACGGCGCGGAGAGCGCGTACGCCGACCTGTTCCAGGAGGACGGGGATCAGTTCCGCGTGAAGGTCGCGGAGGACCGTCGCACCCGTCTGGAGCAGTTCAACCAGACCGGCGCCGAGACCGGGAGCCTCACGTTCTCGTCCGCCGCCGGGGCCTACGAACCCATCGCGCTGGCCACCCTCGAGTCGGGGGCGATCGTCGCGGTGAGCGTGACCGAGACCGACACGGTGCGCCCCACGAACGAGGACGCGGTCATCCGCCTCGACGGCAATCCCACGGTCCAGGCGCTGGCCGGCACCTCGACGTCGGCCTCGGGCTTCGAGACGACGTTCTCCGACCAGCTCTTCTTCTACGTCCCCAACCAGGCCGACGGCGGGCAGATCCAGCTGCTCGGCTACGCCTCCAACATCCTCAGCGCGGGAGTGATCCAGTGA
- the glgX gene encoding glycogen debranching protein GlgX gives MVSPSPSAAPAVPGLLDAAFDDLGVTLDAEGGRLRVWSGAADSIELVLFDDTDLDWITDTAPLAPVGHGVWEVRSPRLRPGARYAIRVSGPSGPGNAFNPRTLLVEPYSRGLVSGGWAAGGGDWRSVVVDRSFDWGGVAKPKTPLDRTVIYEGHVKGLTKRHPGIPPALHGTYAGLAHPAMIDHLLRLGVTAVELLPVHAFASEPRLHQLGLSNYWGYNSLNFFTPHAPYATEANRREGPEAVLREFKGMVKLLHEAGLEVILDVVYNHTAEEGFGGPRTSLRGIDNRAYYRQLDDGTYVDETGCGNAIDTSTDAAARLVLDSMRYWANDVQVDGFRLDLAATLGRDEKHHFTPEHPLLRAIVDDPALAGVKKIAEPWDVGMGGWQTGNFGSGWSEWNDRYRDRVRNFWLSDIDYARRASTSPVGIGGFATRLAGSSNTFDQERGPLASVNFVTAHDGFTLHDLVSYDVKHNLANGEQNRDGADTNRSFNHGAEGPTDDEAILATRRRAMRNLLGTLLLSAGVPMLTAGDEFGRTQRGNNNAYCHDSPLTWLRWDHKPWQDDLVEHVRHLTRVRRENPALRPVHFARQDRVTPSASVMDWFDENGETMSAERWTSPAHRTLQYVAASTPETEAFNRILLMVHGTEQPARVTLPEIAGVSRYVSLWCSSDERPEAPETAFAPGDVVQLAPTSMRLFRAE, from the coding sequence ATGGTCAGCCCGAGTCCGAGCGCTGCGCCCGCCGTGCCGGGGCTGCTCGATGCCGCCTTCGACGATCTCGGGGTCACCCTCGACGCCGAGGGCGGCCGACTGCGCGTGTGGTCGGGGGCGGCGGACTCGATCGAGCTCGTCCTCTTCGACGACACCGATCTGGACTGGATCACCGACACCGCGCCGCTGGCTCCCGTCGGCCACGGGGTGTGGGAGGTGCGATCCCCCCGTCTTCGTCCGGGCGCCCGCTACGCCATCCGCGTTTCCGGTCCCAGCGGTCCCGGCAACGCGTTCAACCCGCGCACCCTCCTCGTCGAGCCGTATTCCCGCGGTCTGGTCTCGGGAGGGTGGGCCGCGGGCGGCGGTGACTGGCGCTCCGTCGTCGTGGACCGCTCCTTCGATTGGGGCGGTGTCGCCAAACCCAAGACGCCGCTGGATCGCACCGTGATCTACGAAGGTCACGTGAAGGGCCTCACGAAGCGGCACCCCGGCATCCCGCCCGCCCTGCACGGCACGTACGCGGGCCTCGCCCATCCGGCGATGATCGATCATCTCCTCCGCCTCGGGGTCACGGCCGTCGAGCTCCTTCCCGTCCACGCGTTCGCGAGCGAGCCCCGCCTGCACCAGCTCGGCCTGTCGAACTACTGGGGCTACAACTCGCTCAACTTCTTCACCCCGCACGCGCCCTACGCGACCGAGGCGAACCGGCGGGAGGGACCGGAAGCGGTGCTGCGCGAGTTCAAGGGCATGGTGAAGCTCCTGCATGAGGCGGGCCTGGAGGTCATCCTCGACGTCGTCTACAACCACACCGCCGAGGAGGGCTTCGGCGGCCCGCGCACGAGCCTTCGCGGCATCGACAACCGTGCGTACTACCGGCAGCTCGACGACGGCACGTACGTCGACGAGACGGGGTGCGGCAACGCGATCGACACGTCGACGGATGCCGCGGCGCGGCTCGTGCTCGACTCGATGCGCTATTGGGCGAACGACGTCCAGGTCGACGGATTCCGCCTCGATCTCGCGGCCACCCTGGGCCGCGACGAGAAGCACCACTTCACCCCCGAGCATCCGCTGCTGCGGGCCATCGTCGACGATCCCGCGCTCGCGGGGGTCAAGAAGATCGCCGAGCCCTGGGATGTGGGAATGGGCGGCTGGCAGACCGGCAACTTCGGGTCGGGCTGGAGCGAGTGGAACGACCGCTACCGCGACCGCGTCCGCAACTTCTGGCTGAGCGACATCGACTACGCCCGTCGCGCCTCGACCTCCCCGGTCGGCATCGGGGGTTTCGCCACCCGCCTTGCCGGTTCCTCGAACACCTTCGATCAGGAGCGCGGTCCCCTCGCGAGCGTCAACTTCGTCACGGCGCACGACGGCTTCACCCTGCACGACCTCGTCTCTTACGACGTCAAGCACAACCTCGCCAACGGCGAGCAGAACCGCGACGGCGCGGACACGAACCGATCCTTCAACCACGGGGCCGAGGGGCCGACCGACGACGAGGCGATCCTCGCCACGCGACGGCGGGCGATGCGCAACCTGCTCGGCACGCTGCTGCTGTCCGCGGGGGTTCCGATGCTCACCGCGGGCGACGAGTTCGGTCGCACCCAGCGCGGCAACAACAACGCATACTGCCACGACAGCCCGCTCACCTGGCTGCGCTGGGATCACAAGCCGTGGCAGGACGACCTGGTGGAGCACGTGCGCCATCTCACCCGGGTGCGGCGGGAGAATCCCGCGCTACGACCGGTCCACTTCGCCCGGCAGGATCGGGTCACTCCCTCCGCCTCGGTCATGGACTGGTTCGACGAGAACGGCGAGACGATGTCGGCCGAGCGGTGGACGAGCCCCGCCCACCGCACGCTGCAGTACGTCGCGGCGTCGACCCCCGAGACCGAGGCGTTCAACCGCATCCTGCTGATGGTCCATGGCACGGAGCAGCCCGCCCGGGTCACGCTTCCCGAGATCGCGGGCGTGTCCCGCTACGTGTCGCTGTGGTGCTCGTCCGACGAGCGCCCCGAGGCGCCCGAAACCGCCTTCGCGCCGGGCGACGTGGTGCAGCTGGCCCCCACATCCATGCGCCTTTTCCGCGCCGAGTGA
- a CDS encoding tetratricopeptide repeat protein — MRGAVDLSSLRNRPSGSGPAAEAPGSAAASAAGGAASVPSLVMDATDETFAAVLELSRTVPVVIDLWAEWCGPCKQLSPALERVVTELGGRIVLVKVDVDANPQLAQAFRAQSIPMVVGLVAGQPVPLFTGAVPEAQIREVFAQLLQLAAQNGVTGTAQPAGAPGDAGAPGEPEEPPLPPLHAEAFEAIEAGDYPRAISAYERAIAENPGDADARTGLAQVRLLERVQDADLQAARDAAAAEPTGIDAQLRVADLDIAGGHVDDAFGRLLDLFAQLDPESRAPVRERLLELFGLVGDTDPRVIRARGRLASLMF, encoded by the coding sequence ATGCGCGGTGCCGTCGACCTTTCCTCCCTGCGGAACCGCCCCTCGGGGTCGGGACCCGCCGCGGAGGCCCCCGGATCGGCCGCCGCGTCTGCCGCGGGCGGTGCGGCATCCGTGCCCTCGCTCGTGATGGACGCGACGGATGAGACCTTCGCCGCGGTCTTGGAGCTCTCGCGCACCGTTCCCGTGGTCATCGACCTGTGGGCGGAGTGGTGCGGGCCCTGCAAGCAGCTGAGCCCCGCGCTGGAGCGCGTCGTCACCGAGCTCGGCGGCCGTATCGTGCTCGTCAAGGTCGACGTCGATGCCAATCCCCAGCTGGCACAGGCCTTCCGCGCCCAGTCGATCCCCATGGTGGTCGGTCTCGTCGCCGGTCAGCCCGTGCCCCTGTTCACGGGCGCCGTGCCCGAGGCGCAGATCCGCGAGGTCTTCGCCCAGCTGCTGCAGCTCGCCGCCCAGAACGGCGTCACCGGAACGGCGCAGCCCGCCGGTGCCCCCGGGGACGCGGGGGCACCGGGGGAGCCGGAGGAACCGCCGCTGCCTCCGCTGCACGCCGAGGCGTTCGAGGCGATCGAGGCGGGGGACTACCCGCGGGCGATCTCGGCGTACGAGCGCGCGATCGCGGAGAACCCCGGCGACGCGGACGCCCGCACGGGTCTGGCTCAGGTGCGCCTGCTCGAGCGGGTGCAGGACGCCGACCTGCAGGCGGCGCGGGATGCCGCGGCCGCCGAACCGACGGGGATCGACGCACAGCTGCGGGTCGCCGACCTCGACATCGCCGGCGGGCACGTCGATGACGCGTTCGGGCGCCTCCTCGACCTGTTCGCCCAGCTGGATCCCGAGTCGCGCGCGCCCGTCCGCGAGCGCCTGCTGGAGCTGTTCGGGCTCGTGGGCGACACCGACCCCCGCGTCATCCGTGCGCGCGGGCGTCTCGCCTCGCTGATGTTCTGA
- a CDS encoding AI-2E family transporter, which produces MKVQNPFRVAFVATLGVGLGIVLIQSVQTLSTILLYIGTALFLSLGLEPAISFLERRRMKRWLAVLITVLVILAAFTGIVLMIVPIIVDQISQLVVVISEALDQGVEPFLADIREWVGGVFPYLDVDQVFQYVTDWVNSLDFAAIGESVIVFGATVVAGLAGGFIVLILTIYFTASTPNLKAAVYQLVPASKRARFIDLAEQITDSVGYFVMGQLSLGLTNGVLSFIFLSIIGAPFTAVLAVIALFFSIIPLVGTLTGSAIIVLTCLLPGVGSPGTALAAAIYYLIYMQIEAYVLAPRIMSRAVSVPGAVVVIAALAGGSLLGLLGALVAIPIAASILIIYRQVIIPRQNER; this is translated from the coding sequence ATGAAGGTGCAGAACCCTTTCCGCGTGGCGTTCGTCGCGACGCTCGGCGTCGGACTGGGCATCGTCCTGATCCAGAGCGTGCAGACCCTCTCGACGATCCTGCTCTACATCGGCACCGCCCTGTTCCTCTCGCTCGGTCTCGAGCCCGCCATCTCCTTCCTCGAGCGGCGGCGGATGAAGCGGTGGCTCGCCGTTCTGATCACGGTCCTCGTCATCCTTGCCGCCTTCACCGGCATCGTGCTCATGATCGTGCCGATCATCGTCGATCAGATCAGCCAGCTGGTCGTCGTCATCTCCGAAGCGCTCGACCAGGGGGTCGAGCCGTTCCTCGCGGACATCCGGGAGTGGGTCGGCGGCGTCTTCCCCTACCTCGACGTCGATCAGGTCTTCCAGTACGTCACGGACTGGGTGAACTCCCTCGACTTCGCCGCGATCGGCGAGAGCGTCATCGTCTTCGGGGCGACCGTCGTGGCCGGACTCGCCGGCGGATTCATCGTTCTCATCCTCACGATCTACTTCACGGCGTCCACGCCGAACCTCAAGGCCGCGGTGTACCAGCTCGTCCCCGCGAGCAAGCGCGCGCGCTTCATCGACCTCGCCGAGCAGATCACCGACTCGGTGGGCTACTTCGTCATGGGCCAGCTCAGCCTCGGGCTCACCAACGGCGTCCTGAGCTTCATCTTCCTGTCGATCATCGGCGCGCCCTTCACCGCGGTGCTCGCGGTGATCGCACTGTTCTTCTCGATCATCCCCCTCGTGGGAACGCTGACGGGTTCCGCGATCATCGTCCTGACGTGCCTCCTGCCCGGGGTCGGTTCCCCCGGCACGGCCCTCGCCGCGGCGATCTACTACCTCATCTACATGCAGATCGAGGCCTACGTGCTCGCCCCCCGGATCATGAGCCGCGCCGTATCGGTTCCCGGCGCGGTCGTGGTGATCGCGGCGCTCGCGGGCGGGTCGCTCCTCGGGCTGCTGGGAGCTCTCGTGGCGATCCCGATCGCGGCGAGCATCCTGATCATCTATCGTCAGGTGATCATCCCGCGCCAGAACGAACGCTGA
- a CDS encoding alpha-1,4-glucan--maltose-1-phosphate maltosyltransferase has product MATASRQKTSSRAWRSGAAVPVRPAAPWQGDRDTIAPRLPLFDQRPSVPGGLYRPKAFVGEAVPFGVTTFREGHDRIGAHVRLLAPSGDESLHRLSPLDDGTDRWSVLVAPLEQGVWRFRFEVFGDEYATWHHAAGIKIAAGVDVELMCEIGAALFERAAAEKSRPAAERRLLSDAARRLREEGTDAAAALDIVEDHRIAASFAARPVRSLLTVGEERELLVERARAGVGAWYEFFPRSEGATRGADGAVVSGTFETAALRLPAVAAMGFDVLYLPPIHPIGTVHRKGRNNTLEALPGDPGSPWAIGSADGGHDTVHPDLGTLEDFRAFVDAAREAGIEVALDLALQAAPDHPWVAEHPEWFTTLPDGTIAYAENPPKKYQDIYPINFDNDPDGIRAEVLRIVRHWIAQGVQIFRVDNPHTKPLQFWEWLIREVTAEHPGVVFLAEAFARPAIMQALAKAGFQQSYTYFTWRNTKGQLEEFLDGLAHETADYLRPNLFVNTPDILTEYLQYGGRAAYKIRVAIAATAAPTYGVYAGYELYESVARPGSEENIDNEKYEYKFRDWEGAEERGDSLAPYLAQLNRIRREHPALGQLRNIDIHWSDDDAILVFSKHLDAALSPTGADDTIIVVANVDAHSARETTVHLDTRIWGVDPGEEFEVEDLITGAVWHWRDHNYVRLDAFSEPVHILHVRSTR; this is encoded by the coding sequence GTGGCTACCGCGTCTCGTCAGAAAACCAGCTCTCGGGCATGGCGCAGCGGCGCCGCCGTCCCGGTCCGTCCTGCCGCCCCGTGGCAGGGCGACCGCGACACGATCGCCCCGCGCCTGCCCCTCTTCGACCAGCGACCGTCGGTTCCCGGCGGGCTCTACCGCCCCAAGGCGTTCGTCGGAGAGGCGGTCCCGTTCGGCGTCACCACCTTCCGCGAGGGCCACGACCGCATCGGCGCGCACGTGCGGCTCCTGGCACCGTCCGGGGATGAGTCGCTGCACCGGCTGAGCCCCCTCGACGACGGCACCGACCGCTGGAGCGTGCTCGTGGCTCCCCTCGAACAGGGTGTGTGGCGGTTCCGCTTCGAGGTGTTCGGCGACGAGTACGCGACCTGGCACCACGCCGCGGGCATCAAGATCGCGGCGGGCGTCGACGTCGAGCTCATGTGCGAGATCGGCGCCGCACTGTTCGAGCGCGCCGCGGCCGAGAAGTCACGGCCCGCGGCCGAGCGCCGCCTCCTCTCGGATGCCGCGAGGCGACTCCGCGAGGAGGGCACGGATGCCGCGGCCGCCCTCGACATCGTCGAGGACCACCGGATCGCGGCGTCGTTCGCGGCCCGGCCCGTCCGCAGCCTTCTGACGGTCGGCGAGGAGCGCGAGCTGCTCGTCGAACGGGCCCGCGCGGGCGTCGGCGCCTGGTACGAGTTCTTCCCGCGGTCCGAGGGCGCGACGCGCGGGGCCGACGGCGCCGTCGTCAGCGGAACGTTCGAAACGGCCGCCCTGCGGCTGCCCGCGGTCGCCGCGATGGGCTTCGACGTGCTCTACCTGCCGCCCATCCACCCGATCGGAACCGTTCACCGAAAGGGCCGCAACAACACCCTGGAGGCCCTCCCCGGCGACCCCGGCTCGCCGTGGGCCATCGGCTCCGCCGACGGAGGCCACGACACCGTCCACCCCGATCTGGGCACGCTCGAGGACTTCCGGGCCTTCGTCGACGCCGCCCGCGAGGCGGGGATCGAGGTCGCCCTCGATCTCGCCCTGCAGGCGGCGCCCGACCATCCGTGGGTCGCCGAGCACCCGGAATGGTTCACGACGCTTCCCGACGGGACGATCGCCTACGCGGAGAACCCGCCCAAGAAGTATCAGGACATCTACCCGATCAACTTCGACAACGACCCGGACGGCATCCGGGCGGAGGTGCTGCGCATCGTGCGGCACTGGATCGCCCAGGGCGTGCAGATCTTCCGAGTGGACAACCCGCACACCAAGCCCCTGCAGTTCTGGGAGTGGCTGATCCGGGAGGTCACCGCGGAGCATCCCGGGGTCGTCTTCCTGGCCGAGGCATTCGCACGGCCCGCCATCATGCAGGCACTCGCGAAGGCCGGCTTCCAGCAGAGCTACACCTACTTCACGTGGCGCAACACGAAGGGTCAGCTCGAGGAGTTCCTCGACGGGCTCGCCCACGAGACGGCGGACTACCTGCGCCCGAACCTCTTCGTCAACACGCCCGACATCCTGACGGAGTACCTGCAGTACGGCGGGCGCGCGGCCTACAAGATCCGCGTCGCGATCGCCGCGACCGCCGCGCCCACCTACGGCGTCTACGCGGGCTACGAGCTCTACGAGAGCGTCGCACGCCCCGGCTCAGAGGAGAACATCGACAACGAGAAGTACGAGTACAAGTTCCGCGATTGGGAGGGCGCCGAGGAGCGCGGCGACTCGCTGGCACCCTATCTCGCGCAGCTCAACCGCATCCGCCGCGAACACCCCGCCCTCGGCCAGCTGCGCAACATCGACATCCACTGGAGCGACGACGACGCGATCCTGGTGTTCTCCAAGCATCTCGACGCGGCGCTCTCGCCCACCGGCGCCGACGACACGATCATCGTCGTCGCCAATGTCGATGCGCACTCGGCCCGTGAGACCACCGTCCATCTCGACACCCGGATCTGGGGTGTCGACCCCGGGGAGGAGTTCGAGGTCGAGGATCTCATCACGGGTGCCGTATGGCACTGGCGCGACCACAACTACGTCCGGCTCGACGCATTCTCCGAGCCGGTCCACATCCTGCACGTGAGGAGCACCCGATGA